GTATGGTCGCTGGCGAAGCTCCGGAAAATCACCGACGAGGGCGTGCGTTTCCAAAACCACATCGACGGCTCCCGGATGATGCTGACCCCGGAACTCAGCATGGAGATCCAGGCCTCGCTTGGCTCGGACATCGCGATGCTTTTCGACGAGTGCCCGCCTTACCCCTGCGAGCGCAAGTATGCGGAGAAGTCTCTGGACCTCACCACCCGCTGGGCGAAGCGCTGCAAGGACTGGATCGAAAAAAACCAGCCGCGGAGCGGAGAGGGCATCCAGCGCCACTTCGGAATCGTGCAAGGTTCGATCTGGGCGGACCTCCGGGAGAAATCCGCCCGCGAACTAGTAAACCTCGATTTTGATGGTTACGCCATCGGCGGCGTCTCGGTGGGCGAGCCGGAAGAGGAAATGATGAAGGCGGTGGAGCACAGCGTCCCCTTCCTCCCGGAGGACAAGCCTCGCTACGCCATGGGACTTGGCACTCCGCCTCAGATTTTGGAGATGATCGGGCGCGGCGTGGACATGTTTGACTGCGTGATGCCCACCCGGGTCGCGCGCCACGGGCAGGCTTTCACCCTCGACGGGCCGATCCACATCAAGAATCTGGCCTATGAGCGGGATGAGCGCCCCATCTGCGAAAGCTCTCACCCTCACGTCGCCCGATTCTCCCGGGCCTATATCCGGCACCTTTTCCGTGCCGGGGAAATCCTCGCTTTGCGGTTGCTTTCCTTTCACAATCTGCATTTCTTCCTCCGCCTCACCGCTAATGCGCGTCAGGCGATCAGCGAAGGTAACTTCCTCGAATTCAAGGAGTCCTTCATTAGAAGATATACCCAAGCGAAATCCGAATGATGCCATCTTTCCTCACGCTGCTCGCCCAAGGGGCAGGTGCTCCGCAGAATACCGGAGGTGTTCTGGGCAACCCCGCGATCATGATGGTGGTCATGGTGGTGATGTTCTATTTCCTGCTTATCCGCCCGCAGCAGCGCCAGCGTAAGGAATTGGAAAAGAGGATCTCAGCCCTTCAGAAGGGTGACGAGGTCGTCACCACCGCCGGAATCCACGCCATCGTCCACAACGTGAAGGAGCGGACTGTCGTCCTCAAGGTCGCCGAAGGCGTGATGATGGAATTCGACAAGCCCGCCGTGGCTACCGTGATCAAAAAGGACAGCGCGGCTTCCGCGTAAGTCCTATCTGAAGCCAGCACACGCGTCTCCTTTTCGCGTCACCCGCTCTCCCGTCTCCAGTCATGTCTCTGCCCAATGTTCCATTGGCATCGGTTTTCCAGAACCCGATGACCCTATTCCTCGCCGGGCTCGCCCTGCTGTTCCTCTTCATCTGGTACTTCGCGACCGATTTCGAGCGACGCAAGCGTAACGTCGGCACCGTGCTGCTCGTCGGCATCTGCGGCATGTCCTTCCTCGCGATCTATCCGCCGAAGGAGAATCTGAAGGGCGGCATCGACCTCGTCGGTGGTTCCTCCTTCACGCTTCTGGTGAAGCCGAAAATCGATGAGGAGACCGGCAAGCCTCTTGCGCTGACCAAGGAAGATCTCAAGCAGGCCCGCGCCACCGTCGAAAAGCGGGTGAACGCCTACGGCAACATCGACATGTTGGCCGTCGAGCAGGGCACCGACAAGATCCTCATCCAGATGCCGGGCATGGAGCCGGAGAGCGCTGCCGAGATCAAGGAGCTGCTTCAGAAGGTCGCCCGCCTCGAACTCCGCAAGGTGAACAACGAAGGCTGGAGAACCGGTGCCGATGGCCGCACGATCGCCGACCGCATCGAGAGCGGCGATGATCCGCGCATCCCGGGCTTCAAGGTTTTCGACTACAATCGCAAGAACAAGGACGGCACGCTGACCAACAACCGCATCCTGCTCAGCAACCGCGTCGCCCTGACCGGTAAGGACGTCCAGACTGCCTATCCGGAATCGATGGCTGGCAGCCACGCCGTGGGGATCACCCTCACCAACGCTGGCACCGACAAGATGATCGCCCTGACGAAGGACCTCGTGCCGGACCAAGACCACATCGCGGTGGTGCTCGACGGCGAGGTTCTCACTGCCCCCGTGCTCAAGAGCGTGCCGCTCGGCAAGCGCTTCCAGATCGAAGGCCAGGAGAGCTACGAGGAAGCCCGCGCGCTTTCCAACGCGATGATGAACCCGCTGGAAAACCCGCTCGAGATCATCGAAGAACGCACCATCTCCCCCACCCTCGGCGCCGCAGTCGTCCAGCAGGGCATGTGGGCCGGTCTTACGGGTCTCGCGATCACCGCCGTCTTCGTGCTCGTTTACTACCGCGTGGCAGGCATCGTCGCTCTTTTCGGCTTGGCGGTGAACGCGCTGCTGATCTTCGGCGGCATGGCCATCTTCAACTTCACCTTCACCCTCGCCGGTATCGCGGGCATGATCCTCTCGATCGGCATGGCGGTGGACGCGAACGTGCTGATCTACGAGCGCTTGCGTGAGGAAATCGCCGCGGGCAAGACCCTGAAGACCGCCATCAACGCTTCCTACGAAAAGGCATTCACGGCCATTTTCGACTCGAACCTGACCTCCTTGATCACCGCGGTGATCCTCTACTGGCTCGGCAGCTCTTCGATCAAGGGCTTCGCGATCACCCTGACCATCGGTATCGTGGCGTCGATGTTCTCGGCGATCCTCGTGACCCGGGTGCTCTTCCGCTGGTGCAATGACCTGAACCTGCTGAAGAAGCTGAGCTTCCTCGACCTGATCAAGGCGACCCGCTTTGACTTCCTGTCCAAGTCGAAGCTTTCCTACATCATCTCCGGCATCCTTGCCACCGCTTGTATCGCCGCAGTCGCCGTGAAGCGCGAGAACAGCCTCGGCATCGACTTCACCGGCGGCACGATCCTCGAATTCACCTTGGACCAAGGTGAAAGTGTCAGCCAAGCCGACGTCGAGAAGGCCCTCGAAAGCGTGAACGCGGAGAAGCGCCCGAGCGTGCAGATGGAGAAATCCGTCAACGTGGACATCCTGACCGTCCGCTGCGCCACTGCGGATGCGGAAAAGATCTCCGCCCACCTCCGCGAACACGTCGAGATCCTCGCCAAGAAGGAGACCTTGGATGGCAAGGAGCGCTATGCTGTCGAACAGAGCACGCAGGGCGTGTCCCCCACCCTTGGTGGTGACTTCCTCAAGAGCTCGGCCATCGCCTTGGCCCTCGGCCTTCTGGGCATCCTGATCTACATCACGCTTCGTTTCGAGTTCTCCTTCGCGCTCGGTGGTTTCGTCGCACTTCTGCACGACGTGATCCTCTCGGCCGGCCTGGTGGTTCTCATTGGCGGCGAGCTTTCGCTGATCCACGTCGGTGCCTTGCTGACCATCGCCGGTTACTCGATCAACGACACCATCGTTATCTTCGACCGTATCCGCGAGTCCCTGAAGACCGACGAAGGCGATGTGAAAGCCCTCATGAACGAAGCCATCAATGCCACCCTCTCCCGCACGATCCTGACCTCGCTCACGACCATCGTGACCGTGGCCATCATCGCGATCTTCGGCGGTGCGGCCCTGAAGGACTTCTCGACCATGATCCTGATCGGTCTGGTGATCGGCACCTACTCCTCCGTCTTCATCGCCTCCCCGGTGGTGCTCTGGTGGAGCCAGCGCAAGGGTGGTAGCCTCCGCAAGGAAGTCATGCACACCACCTTGGCCGAATCGGACATCCAAGCTGCTCCGTAATACCGGATCCACAGTTCCCTCTGAAAGAAGCCCGGCGAACAATCGCCGGGCTTTTTTGTGGGAAAGCGGCTCCGCTTCCGCTGGTCCTGTGGTCCTCGTCAAACCCGCCTTGCTCCTCAGGAGCGAATCTCCCATCTTCCGCCCATGCGACGCCTGCTTCCCGTCCTCCCCCTCCTCTCTCCCTGTCTGGCCGGTGAACTCACGACGACTTCCGGGACCGCGAACACGGGTTCGGGTTCCAGCGATTCGGTGTCGGACATGCCCATCGGCATCGAGGTGGTGACCGGCTATCGCAGCGAATTCATCCACCGCGGCTTCAAGCTCGCGGACGACCTGATCGACGTGCAGGCGGAAGTGGAAATCGCCCTGACGAACGAATGGGTGCTCAGCCTCGGCGGTTACTACGGCACTGCCACCGGCGACGAGGATTTCAGCGAGGCCGATGGCTTCATCGACCTGAAGTACGACACCAAGCAGTGGACAGCTGGATTCGCCGTGACCTACCGCAGTTTCGAAGAATCTTTCTTTGAGGACGGCTTCGACCTCAATCCCAGCTTCACCTGGCACCTGACCGAGGACTGGGACCTCGGTGCCGGCGTGGCCTACGACACCGGTGACGGCGGCTGGTACGGCAATCTGGAAGCCGGCTGGTCCAAACCAACGGGCGACGATTCCTTTTTCTCCGCCAAGGCTGGCACCAGCTTCACCAGCGACTACTACGGCAGCGATGGCTGGCACGACCTCTACGCCCGCGTGAGCTGGACCTACGCCTTCAACAAGAACGTGGCCGTGACGCCCTTCCTCGGCACCTCGATCCCGATGGAAAGCAGCCCCGAGACCGACCGCCTCTTCGGCGGCCTCTGGTTCGAGGTCTCCTTCTGAAGCCCGCCCGAAGCTTGGAACGGGGTCGCGGAGCAACAACTCCGGCAACCCCTCCTTTCTGCGGGATCAACCCACCTTCTCAATCACCGCGTATGCGTTGTGATTGTGGATCGACTCGAAATTCTCCGCTTCGACGCGGTACCACGTGATATCCGCGTGCGCGTTCGAGCGTGAAGCCACATTCCGCACCAAGTCCTCGACGAAGACCGGATTGTCATAGGCACGCTCGGTCACGGCCTTTTCATCCGGCCGCTTGAGGAGGCTATACAACTCGCAGCTCGCGGAGCGCTCGACGAGTTCGACCAGATCCTCGATCCACACCGGCTCCTTGCAGCGCACGGAGTAGGTCACCACGCCACGCTGGTTGTGAGCACCGCGATCGCTAATCTGCTTCGAGCAGGGGCAAAGCGTTGCCACCGGCACCATCACGGTGACGATGAAATCAAGCGGACCATCCTTTTCCGCCTCCACCTCGAAACGGACCTCATAGTCCATCAGGCCGGCACGCCCCGTCACCGGAGCCGCCTTCGAGCGGAAGAAAGGAAACTGGAACTCCACATGAGCCT
This portion of the Luteolibacter luteus genome encodes:
- the tgt gene encoding tRNA guanosine(34) transglycosylase Tgt — translated: MFEVLARDPSCNARRGRMELAHGTVETPIFMPVGTQGSVKTLHPDELELLGSQIILGNTYHLWLRPGHEVIRDLGALHKFASWDRPILTDSGGFQVWSLAKLRKITDEGVRFQNHIDGSRMMLTPELSMEIQASLGSDIAMLFDECPPYPCERKYAEKSLDLTTRWAKRCKDWIEKNQPRSGEGIQRHFGIVQGSIWADLREKSARELVNLDFDGYAIGGVSVGEPEEEMMKAVEHSVPFLPEDKPRYAMGLGTPPQILEMIGRGVDMFDCVMPTRVARHGQAFTLDGPIHIKNLAYERDERPICESSHPHVARFSRAYIRHLFRAGEILALRLLSFHNLHFFLRLTANARQAISEGNFLEFKESFIRRYTQAKSE
- the yajC gene encoding preprotein translocase subunit YajC, with the protein product MMPSFLTLLAQGAGAPQNTGGVLGNPAIMMVVMVVMFYFLLIRPQQRQRKELEKRISALQKGDEVVTTAGIHAIVHNVKERTVVLKVAEGVMMEFDKPAVATVIKKDSAASA
- the secD gene encoding protein translocase subunit SecD is translated as MTLFLAGLALLFLFIWYFATDFERRKRNVGTVLLVGICGMSFLAIYPPKENLKGGIDLVGGSSFTLLVKPKIDEETGKPLALTKEDLKQARATVEKRVNAYGNIDMLAVEQGTDKILIQMPGMEPESAAEIKELLQKVARLELRKVNNEGWRTGADGRTIADRIESGDDPRIPGFKVFDYNRKNKDGTLTNNRILLSNRVALTGKDVQTAYPESMAGSHAVGITLTNAGTDKMIALTKDLVPDQDHIAVVLDGEVLTAPVLKSVPLGKRFQIEGQESYEEARALSNAMMNPLENPLEIIEERTISPTLGAAVVQQGMWAGLTGLAITAVFVLVYYRVAGIVALFGLAVNALLIFGGMAIFNFTFTLAGIAGMILSIGMAVDANVLIYERLREEIAAGKTLKTAINASYEKAFTAIFDSNLTSLITAVILYWLGSSSIKGFAITLTIGIVASMFSAILVTRVLFRWCNDLNLLKKLSFLDLIKATRFDFLSKSKLSYIISGILATACIAAVAVKRENSLGIDFTGGTILEFTLDQGESVSQADVEKALESVNAEKRPSVQMEKSVNVDILTVRCATADAEKISAHLREHVEILAKKETLDGKERYAVEQSTQGVSPTLGGDFLKSSAIALALGLLGILIYITLRFEFSFALGGFVALLHDVILSAGLVVLIGGELSLIHVGALLTIAGYSINDTIVIFDRIRESLKTDEGDVKALMNEAINATLSRTILTSLTTIVTVAIIAIFGGAALKDFSTMILIGLVIGTYSSVFIASPVVLWWSQRKGGSLRKEVMHTTLAESDIQAAP
- the folE2 gene encoding GTP cyclohydrolase FolE2, whose translation is MKELKDTQNERDDRNLAIDRVGVKGLRFPVEVSDKGGTAQRTVATVALAVDLPHHYKGTHMSRFVEVLNSHGSCIDVRTMANLPRELLKRLDARKAHVEFQFPFFRSKAAPVTGRAGLMDYEVRFEVEAEKDGPLDFIVTVMVPVATLCPCSKQISDRGAHNQRGVVTYSVRCKEPVWIEDLVELVERSASCELYSLLKRPDEKAVTERAYDNPVFVEDLVRNVASRSNAHADITWYRVEAENFESIHNHNAYAVIEKVG